The following are from one region of the Tachyglossus aculeatus isolate mTacAcu1 chromosome 13, mTacAcu1.pri, whole genome shotgun sequence genome:
- the ENKUR gene encoding enkurin isoform X1, protein MASLAPPESIYNLLPIEPKKVSNPPRYVSTFRSFVRHELQKNKAACKTLGPAKVDVPSPQEFLQKHSKEVKLPPRKKSEPNQPKKSPVASKTDQPVIGIASGKNFINTNAANVIMGVARKPKPIYVDRRTGDKHNLEPSGLVPKYINKKGYGLTPEYIIKRNEEVRKAQEEYDAYVQESLRKAAMKRLSDEERETVLQGLKQNWEEVHREFQALSVVIDSTPKKMRKQKLEAEMKQLEHDIGVIEKHKVIYIANS, encoded by the exons ATGGCTTCGCTGGCCCCTCCTGAGAGCATTTATAACCTCTTACCCATTGAGCCAAAGAAAGTCAGCAACCCTCCGAG ATATGTATCAACTTTTAGATCATTTGTGAGACATGAGTTACAGAAAAATAAAGCTGCATGTAAAACCCTGGGACCAGCAAAGGTTGACGTTCCCTCTCCACAGgagtttctacagaaacattcaaagGAAGTAAAACTGCCACCCA GGAAAAAAAGTGAACCTAACCAGCCAAAAAAGTCTCCTGTGGCATCGAAGACAGATCAACCAGTTATAGGAATCGCGAGTGGAAAGAATTTTATAAACACAAATGCGGCTAATGTCATCATGGGAGTAGCTAGAAAGCCTAAACCCATTTATGTTGATAGACGTACTGGAGACAAACATAATCTTGAACCTTCAGGACTTGTTCCAAAATACATCAACAAAAAG GGTTATGGTCTCACTCCTGAATACATAATTAAGCGAAATGAAGAAGTAAGGAAAGCCCAGGAAGAGTACGATGCCTATGTCCAGGAGAGTCTCAGAAAGGCAGCCATGAAACGGCTGTCTGATGAAGAAAGGGAAACGGTTTTGCAG GGGTTGAAACAGAACTGGGAAGAGGTACATCGGGAGTTCCAAGCCTTGTCGGTAGTTATAGATTCTACACCAAAGAAGATGCGCAAGCAAAAGCTAGAAGCAGAGATGAAACAACTCGAGCATGACATTGGTGTCATTGAGAAGCACAAAGTCATCTACATTGCCAATAGTTAA
- the ENKUR gene encoding enkurin isoform X2, translated as MASLAPPESIYNLLPIEPKKVSNPPRYVSTFRSFVRHELQKNKAACKTLGPAKVDVPSPQEFLQKHSKEVKLPPRKKSEPNQPKKSPVASKTDQPVIGIASGKNFINTNAANVIMGVARKPKPIYVDRRTGDKHNLEPSGLVPKYINKKGYGLTPEYIIKRNEEVRKAQEEYDAYVQESLRKAAMKRLSDEERETVLQKEVFSVTDLYC; from the exons ATGGCTTCGCTGGCCCCTCCTGAGAGCATTTATAACCTCTTACCCATTGAGCCAAAGAAAGTCAGCAACCCTCCGAG ATATGTATCAACTTTTAGATCATTTGTGAGACATGAGTTACAGAAAAATAAAGCTGCATGTAAAACCCTGGGACCAGCAAAGGTTGACGTTCCCTCTCCACAGgagtttctacagaaacattcaaagGAAGTAAAACTGCCACCCA GGAAAAAAAGTGAACCTAACCAGCCAAAAAAGTCTCCTGTGGCATCGAAGACAGATCAACCAGTTATAGGAATCGCGAGTGGAAAGAATTTTATAAACACAAATGCGGCTAATGTCATCATGGGAGTAGCTAGAAAGCCTAAACCCATTTATGTTGATAGACGTACTGGAGACAAACATAATCTTGAACCTTCAGGACTTGTTCCAAAATACATCAACAAAAAG GGTTATGGTCTCACTCCTGAATACATAATTAAGCGAAATGAAGAAGTAAGGAAAGCCCAGGAAGAGTACGATGCCTATGTCCAGGAGAGTCTCAGAAAGGCAGCCATGAAACGGCTGTCTGATGAAGAAAGGGAAACGGTTTTGCAG